One region of Strigops habroptila isolate Jane chromosome 11, bStrHab1.2.pri, whole genome shotgun sequence genomic DNA includes:
- the BARX1 gene encoding homeobox protein BarH-like 1: MQHPLELGAAHYFPAEAFPDHRSHRYRSFMIEEILTDPPDAKEAAPAGELLKFGVQALLSARPYHNHLAVLKAEPAAVFKFPLAPLGCSGLGSALLAAGSGLQGGSASPHLPLELHLRGKLEPGPPEPGSKVKKGRRSRTVFTELQLMGLEKRFEKQKYLSTPDRIDLAESLGLSQLQVKTWYQNRRMKWKKIVLQGGGLESPTKPKGRPKKNSIPSSEQLSEQERARDAEKPPESLGSPVEVSQEE; the protein is encoded by the exons ATGCAGCACCCGCTGGAGCTGGGGGCCGCGCACTACTTCCCGGCCGAAGCCTTCCCCGACCACCGCTCGCACCGCTACCGCAGCTTCATGATCGAGGAGATTCTCACCGACCCCCCGGACGCCAAGGAGGCCGCGCCGGCCGGGGAGCTGCTCAAGTTCGGGGTGCAGGCGCTGCTGTCCGCCCGGCCCTACCACAACCACCTCG CGGTGCTGAAGGCGGAGCCGGCCGCCGTGTTCAAGTTCCCGCTGGCTCCTTTGGGCTGCTCGGGGCTGGGCTCGGCGCTGCTGGCCGCCGGCTCGGGGCTGCAGGGCGGCTCCGCCTCGCCCCATCTCCCACTGGAGCTGCACCTCCGCGGCAAGCTGGAGCCGGGCCCCCCGGAGCCGGGCAGCAAGGTCAAGAAGGGCCGCCGCAGCCGCACCGTCTTCACCGAGCTGCAGCTCATGGGGCTGGAGAAGCGCTTCGAGAAGCAGAAATACCTCTCCACGCCCGACAG AATAGACCTGGCCGAATCGCTGGGGCTCAGCCAGCTCCAGGTGAAAACCTGGTACCAGAACAGGCgcatgaaatggaagaaaata GTGTTGCAGGGGGGCGGCCTGGAGTCCCCCACCAAACCCAAGGGCCGCCCCAAGAAGaactccatccccagcagcgaGCAGCTCTCGGAGCAGGAGCGAGCCCGGGACGCCGAGAAGCCGCCCGAGAGCCTGGGCTCGCCGGTCGAGGTCAGCCAGGAGGAGTGA